The following proteins are encoded in a genomic region of Thermodesulfobacteriota bacterium:
- a CDS encoding cytochrome c3 family protein has protein sequence MRKVAVLTALVAVLVFGFGVAVAAPLDKMLINEIQKVKGPVAFDHKAHTGFAKECKACHHADAAGKEQKCSKCHGDKTEGKKLSLKESFHKTCKDCHMKEKKGPAKCDECHQKSK, from the coding sequence ATGAGGAAAGTCGCCGTTCTGACAGCTCTGGTTGCCGTACTGGTCTTCGGCTTCGGCGTGGCGGTCGCCGCGCCCCTCGACAAGATGCTCATCAACGAGATCCAGAAGGTCAAGGGCCCTGTCGCCTTCGACCACAAGGCGCATACAGGGTTTGCGAAGGAGTGCAAGGCCTGCCACCACGCGGACGCCGCGGGCAAGGAGCAGAAATGCTCCAAGTGCCACGGCGACAAGACGGAAGGCAAGAAGCTCTCCCTGAAGGAATCCTTCCACAAGACGTGCAAGGACTGCCACATGAAGGAGAAGAAGGGCCCCGCCAAGTGCGACGAGTGCCACCAGAAGTCGAAGTAG
- a CDS encoding phosphoglycerate mutase family protein yields the protein MRLYLVRHAEAVERSGAVLETHRFLTAKGRLAFRDISRRVRELGASPEIIFSSPLVRAVQTAEILSERLKYRGEIVVAPELSPGFDHRALRSLLAAAGHPREAAFVGHEPDLGELAAFLLSPAVEEFPLRKGAVLGLEAEDVSEGSGRFLWRADGKGTVQRLSEAMEN from the coding sequence TTGAGGCTGTACCTCGTACGCCACGCCGAGGCGGTCGAACGGTCGGGAGCCGTTCTCGAAACCCACCGGTTCCTCACGGCGAAAGGCCGGCTCGCCTTCCGTGACATCTCCCGCCGGGTCCGGGAGCTGGGCGCCTCCCCCGAAATCATCTTCTCCAGCCCCCTGGTGCGCGCCGTCCAGACCGCGGAGATCCTCTCCGAGCGGCTGAAGTACCGGGGCGAGATTGTAGTGGCGCCGGAGCTTTCGCCGGGATTCGACCATCGGGCGCTCCGTTCCCTGCTTGCGGCGGCCGGGCATCCCCGGGAGGCGGCCTTCGTCGGGCATGAGCCCGACCTCGGAGAGCTGGCCGCATTCCTTCTGTCCCCCGCCGTGGAGGAATTCCCGCTCCGGAAAGGGGCGGTGTTGGGGTTGGAAGCGGAGGACGTATCGGAGGGAAGCGGGCGCTTCCTCTGGAGGGCGGACGGCAAGGGGACGGTACAGCGGCTCTCGGAGGCGATGGAAAACTGA
- a CDS encoding ATP-binding protein: MMKHLSLAWKFFLTQLVVAGIALLVAGGAGFLSVRSLILKDADETLFIKASLVAETFRPLLATRPLDLKQIAKEGDLIGKVSGTRLTVVLPEGTVVADSTVGADGLQGMENHESHPEIREALSGQPGFSHRRSITVREEMRYAALPIDEEGTVIGAVRTAIPVSELNGRLRQITAVILVTGLGALLLILGGAALLARRITGPLAEMQAAAREMGAGNLSRTVQIRTGDEVEDMARAMNGMASRLAGTIGQLDAEKARLMTLLASLADGVIVVSPQRTVRVMNQAAGRILDVSGTMGEGRPYAEIVRLPQVLSFLDACMRGGEPAPREISFPTREGDRTVRIAATRVRYREEAGVDLLLTLRDITEERRLSLIKSDFVSNASHELRTPLTNIRGYLETIQDTIREGGTPDPAFLETVHANALRMERIIDDLLELSRAESGAVPLDKEKTSIASFLSRLVDPYRAAAERAGKTLLVEAGEGTFEADLRKLSLALSNLVDNAIKYGKDGGRIAVSGRIDDGGCVLEVADDGPGISAEHLPRLFERFYRVDKGRSRELGGTGLGLSIARHIVESQGGSIRVASRIGEGTRFTVRLPGTPA; this comes from the coding sequence ATGATGAAGCACCTGTCGCTGGCGTGGAAGTTCTTCCTCACCCAGCTTGTCGTCGCGGGGATCGCGCTCCTCGTCGCCGGCGGCGCCGGCTTCCTCAGCGTGCGAAGCCTCATCCTGAAGGACGCAGACGAGACGCTGTTCATCAAGGCCAGCCTCGTCGCGGAAACGTTCCGCCCCCTCCTCGCCACCCGACCGCTCGACCTGAAGCAGATCGCGAAGGAGGGCGACCTCATCGGGAAGGTGTCCGGGACGCGCCTTACCGTCGTGCTGCCGGAGGGCACGGTCGTAGCCGACTCGACGGTGGGGGCCGATGGGCTGCAGGGGATGGAAAACCACGAGAGCCACCCGGAGATCCGGGAGGCGCTTTCCGGGCAGCCGGGGTTCTCCCACCGCCGGAGCATCACCGTCCGGGAGGAGATGCGGTACGCCGCCCTGCCGATCGACGAGGAAGGAACGGTCATCGGCGCCGTCCGGACCGCGATTCCCGTTTCCGAGCTGAACGGCCGCCTCCGGCAGATCACCGCCGTCATCCTGGTGACGGGGCTCGGGGCGCTGCTGCTCATCCTGGGCGGAGCCGCGCTCCTGGCCCGGAGGATCACCGGCCCGCTCGCGGAGATGCAGGCCGCGGCCCGGGAAATGGGGGCCGGAAACCTGTCGCGCACCGTGCAGATCCGGACGGGCGACGAGGTCGAGGACATGGCGCGCGCCATGAACGGCATGGCCTCCCGGCTCGCCGGCACGATCGGGCAGCTCGACGCGGAAAAGGCGCGCCTGATGACGCTCCTGGCCAGCCTCGCGGACGGGGTGATCGTCGTCTCCCCGCAACGGACCGTCCGGGTGATGAACCAGGCGGCCGGGAGGATCCTCGACGTTTCGGGGACGATGGGGGAAGGGCGGCCCTACGCGGAGATCGTCCGGCTGCCCCAGGTCCTCTCCTTCCTCGACGCATGCATGCGGGGCGGGGAACCGGCGCCGCGGGAGATCTCCTTCCCGACGAGGGAGGGGGACCGCACCGTGCGGATCGCCGCCACGAGGGTCCGCTACAGGGAGGAAGCAGGGGTCGACCTCCTTCTCACGCTCCGGGACATCACCGAGGAAAGAAGGCTCTCGCTGATCAAGAGCGACTTCGTCTCCAACGCCTCCCACGAGCTGAGGACCCCCCTGACGAACATCCGCGGGTATCTCGAGACGATCCAGGACACGATCCGGGAAGGGGGGACGCCGGACCCGGCGTTCCTCGAAACCGTCCACGCGAACGCCCTCCGGATGGAGCGGATCATCGACGACCTGCTCGAGCTGTCCCGGGCCGAATCCGGGGCCGTGCCCCTCGACAAGGAGAAGACTTCCATCGCCTCCTTCCTTTCCCGGCTCGTCGACCCGTACCGGGCCGCGGCGGAGCGCGCGGGGAAGACGCTCCTGGTGGAAGCGGGAGAGGGAACGTTCGAAGCCGACCTCCGGAAGCTCTCGCTCGCCCTCTCGAACCTGGTCGACAACGCGATCAAGTACGGGAAGGACGGCGGGCGGATCGCCGTGTCCGGGAGGATCGACGACGGGGGATGCGTGCTCGAGGTGGCGGACGACGGGCCCGGGATCTCCGCGGAGCATCTCCCGCGGCTCTTCGAAAGATTCTACCGGGTGGACAAGGGGCGCTCCCGGGAGCTGGGAGGCACCGGCCTCGGGCTTTCCATTGCGCGGCACATCGTGGAGTCCCAGGGCGGCAGCATCCGGGTGGCGAGCCGCATCGGGGAGGGGACGCGCTTCACCGTCCGCCTTCCCGGGACGCCCGCTTGA
- a CDS encoding response regulator transcription factor has product MSKTILVVEDEKEIRDLLAHVLQKEGYAPILATDGETAIAKARKERPDLVLLDILLPKADGLEVLRAIRMSPGIEGTPVVMLTAKGSETDRVVGLELGADDYITKPFSPREVVARIKAVFRRSRPADREAAEAPLEYRELRMDVARHEVRVQGKAVSLTAKEFRILQALLVSSGRVLSREAILRKAWGDDTHVIDRTVDVHIAKLRQKIPLLAQAIETVKDVGYKLREG; this is encoded by the coding sequence TTGTCGAAGACCATCCTCGTGGTCGAGGACGAGAAGGAGATCCGGGACCTCCTTGCTCATGTCCTGCAGAAGGAAGGGTACGCGCCCATCCTTGCGACCGACGGGGAAACCGCGATCGCGAAGGCGAGGAAGGAACGGCCCGACCTGGTCCTACTCGACATCCTCCTCCCGAAAGCGGACGGGCTGGAAGTCCTGCGCGCCATTCGCATGAGCCCCGGCATCGAGGGGACGCCCGTCGTCATGCTCACCGCGAAGGGAAGCGAGACCGACCGGGTGGTCGGCCTGGAGCTCGGCGCCGACGACTACATCACCAAGCCGTTCAGCCCCAGAGAGGTGGTCGCCCGGATCAAGGCGGTCTTCCGGCGCAGCCGTCCCGCGGACCGCGAGGCAGCCGAGGCGCCGCTGGAGTACCGGGAGCTCCGGATGGACGTGGCGCGCCACGAGGTCCGGGTCCAGGGGAAAGCCGTATCCCTCACCGCCAAGGAGTTCCGGATCCTCCAGGCGCTCCTGGTCTCCTCGGGCCGCGTCCTCTCCCGCGAGGCGATCCTGCGCAAGGCATGGGGGGACGACACCCATGTGATCGACCGGACGGTGGACGTCCACATCGCGAAGCTGCGCCAGAAGATCCCGCTGCTCGCCCAGGCCATCGAAACCGTCAAGGACGTCGGCTACAAACTCCGGGAGGGCTGA
- a CDS encoding lysophospholipid acyltransferase family protein, protein MSLIRRLIRLAAFLGVSLAVGSVLAATAWAFPAKQRPRYRSAYLGAWSRAMCAILGIRVDVIGELPKPGKRLVVSNHLGYADVPVLGSLLPGSFVSKSEVARWPLVGSLSRLAGTVFVDREERAACGDYVDEVRRRISGGGSVLVFPEGTSSRGEGVLPFKAVPFAAVAGVPDASVLPVHIDVVEIDGEPAAGARRDAVCWHGDAEFVPHFLRLLALREVRFRVVVGRPIPCPGLDRKRLAWTARDRIVSLGKISSRRGLPFPGGPLWLSPIP, encoded by the coding sequence ATGAGCTTGATCCGCCGACTCATCCGCCTGGCCGCGTTCCTCGGCGTCTCTCTTGCCGTGGGGTCCGTCCTCGCGGCCACCGCGTGGGCCTTCCCGGCGAAACAACGCCCGCGGTACCGTTCCGCGTACCTCGGGGCGTGGTCCCGTGCCATGTGCGCGATCCTGGGCATCCGGGTGGACGTCATCGGCGAGCTGCCGAAACCCGGGAAACGGCTCGTCGTGTCCAATCATCTCGGCTACGCCGACGTCCCGGTCCTCGGGAGCCTGCTCCCCGGATCGTTCGTGTCGAAATCGGAGGTGGCCCGGTGGCCGCTGGTCGGGTCGCTGTCGCGGCTCGCCGGGACCGTGTTCGTCGACCGGGAGGAGCGCGCCGCCTGCGGGGATTACGTCGACGAGGTGCGGCGGCGGATCTCCGGGGGCGGAAGCGTCCTGGTATTTCCGGAAGGGACCTCCTCGCGTGGAGAGGGAGTCCTCCCCTTCAAGGCCGTGCCCTTCGCCGCCGTCGCCGGAGTTCCCGACGCGTCGGTGCTGCCCGTCCATATCGACGTCGTGGAGATCGACGGCGAACCCGCGGCCGGCGCGCGGCGCGACGCCGTCTGCTGGCACGGAGACGCCGAATTCGTCCCGCACTTTCTCCGGCTGCTGGCGCTGCGGGAGGTCCGGTTCCGCGTCGTCGTCGGCAGGCCGATCCCCTGCCCGGGGCTCGACCGGAAACGGCTCGCATGGACGGCCAGGGACCGGATCGTATCCCTCGGCAAAATCTCCTCCCGCCGGGGTCTCCCGTTCCCCGGCGGGCCCCTGTGGCTCTCCCCCATCCCGTGA
- a CDS encoding GNAT family N-acyltransferase: MENSFALQETAPGRRPAPSRCGGDPFVLRDGGLELRLAKTHLETVEAQRLRFDVFTRELRLGLVSSRSLGLDQDAHDSHCDHLLVIDSARDCLVGTYRLLPFDRLPSFGFYSESEFDLSNLKSSGLRLLELGRSCVAQEYRDGRVILLLFRGIAEYLRRCGADALMGCASVYGADEAELSAIQRMLLREHLSAPGLRVTPRRGFDIPLPPGPAPVDESSAFRRLPPLFKGYLRLGAKVCGPPAHDRQFGTTDFLVLARTADIVQRYGRRFLA, translated from the coding sequence ATGGAAAATTCCTTCGCGCTTCAGGAAACCGCCCCCGGCAGACGCCCCGCGCCCAGCCGATGCGGCGGCGATCCCTTCGTCCTGCGGGACGGCGGGCTGGAGCTTCGCCTCGCGAAGACGCACCTGGAGACGGTCGAGGCGCAGCGGCTCCGGTTCGACGTGTTCACCCGGGAGCTCCGGCTCGGCTTGGTCTCCTCCCGGTCGCTCGGGCTGGACCAGGACGCGCACGACAGCCACTGCGACCACCTGCTCGTGATCGATTCCGCCCGCGACTGCCTCGTGGGGACCTACCGGCTCCTTCCGTTCGACCGGCTGCCGTCGTTCGGGTTCTACTCCGAATCCGAGTTCGACCTGTCGAACCTGAAGAGCTCGGGGCTCCGCCTGCTCGAGCTCGGCAGAAGCTGCGTGGCGCAGGAGTACCGCGACGGGAGGGTCATCCTGCTCCTGTTCCGGGGGATCGCGGAATACCTCCGCCGGTGCGGCGCCGACGCGCTGATGGGCTGCGCGAGCGTCTACGGCGCCGACGAGGCCGAGCTATCCGCGATCCAGAGGATGCTGCTGCGGGAGCACCTTTCCGCCCCGGGGCTGCGCGTCACTCCCCGGCGCGGCTTCGACATCCCTCTCCCGCCCGGGCCGGCGCCGGTCGACGAGTCCTCCGCGTTCCGGCGGCTCCCTCCCCTGTTCAAGGGGTATCTCCGCCTGGGCGCGAAGGTGTGCGGGCCTCCGGCGCATGACCGCCAGTTCGGGACGACCGACTTCCTCGTCCTGGCGCGGACCGCCGACATCGTCCAGAGGTACGGCAGGCGCTTTCTGGCATGA
- a CDS encoding family 1 glycosylhydrolase, giving the protein MRKEAGSFPGLRKFLWGAATSAFQTEGSPRSDWTRWKLRDEADRRSRIRGVGHVERTGEDLALLSELGVNAYRFSVEWSRVVPRRGEWDRREMDRYVRIAAGLREAGIEPVVTLHHFTNPYWLVGRSGWEDRAVAEEFLRFAKRAVRCLRDHVRVFVTFNEPNVFVAGGYLGGMMPPGRKNVRDGFEAYANVFRAHAEAYDMIHAQGRERAAVGVAHNMVAFHPASAKSALDGWAAKVAHSTYNMGLIETFRTGTLSVRVPFLMNEEVPVGVRDKLDFLGVNYYFRMFLRMSPWSLKGPEYFWEDREGRRLTETGWEVYPKGFEEVLRSASLAGVPIVVTENGTAETDDARKIAYMRDHLRIVHRMSRDGIDIRGYFWWSLMDNYEWLEGLRPRFGLYRVNFDTLERKPTAASAYYAGHVRRSLAAEAAARRRKI; this is encoded by the coding sequence TTGCGGAAAGAAGCCGGGTCGTTCCCGGGGCTTCGGAAGTTCCTGTGGGGAGCGGCCACCTCCGCGTTCCAGACGGAGGGGTCTCCCCGGAGCGACTGGACCCGCTGGAAGCTGCGCGACGAGGCGGACCGGAGGTCGCGGATCCGCGGCGTCGGCCACGTCGAGCGCACCGGCGAGGACCTCGCCCTGCTCTCGGAGCTCGGCGTCAACGCGTACCGGTTTTCGGTGGAGTGGAGCCGGGTGGTCCCCCGCCGCGGGGAATGGGACCGCCGGGAAATGGACCGCTACGTCCGCATCGCCGCCGGGCTGCGGGAGGCGGGGATCGAGCCGGTGGTCACGCTGCACCATTTCACCAACCCGTACTGGCTGGTCGGCCGCTCGGGATGGGAGGACCGGGCCGTCGCGGAGGAGTTCCTGCGGTTCGCGAAACGGGCGGTGCGCTGCCTGCGGGATCACGTGCGCGTGTTCGTCACCTTCAACGAGCCAAACGTGTTCGTCGCGGGCGGGTATCTCGGCGGGATGATGCCTCCCGGGCGGAAGAACGTCCGGGACGGCTTCGAGGCCTACGCGAACGTCTTCCGGGCGCATGCCGAGGCGTACGACATGATCCACGCCCAGGGGCGGGAACGGGCGGCCGTCGGGGTGGCGCACAACATGGTGGCGTTCCACCCCGCGTCCGCGAAGTCGGCGCTGGACGGATGGGCCGCAAAGGTCGCCCATTCCACCTACAACATGGGGCTGATCGAGACCTTCCGCACCGGGACGCTCTCCGTGCGCGTCCCTTTCCTGATGAACGAGGAGGTCCCGGTCGGCGTTCGGGACAAGCTGGACTTCCTCGGCGTGAACTACTACTTCCGCATGTTCCTCCGGATGTCTCCCTGGAGCCTGAAGGGGCCGGAGTATTTCTGGGAGGACCGCGAAGGCCGGAGGCTCACGGAGACCGGGTGGGAGGTCTACCCGAAGGGTTTCGAGGAAGTCCTCCGTTCCGCATCGCTGGCGGGGGTGCCGATCGTCGTCACCGAGAACGGGACGGCGGAGACCGACGACGCGCGGAAGATCGCCTACATGAGGGACCATCTCCGCATCGTCCACCGGATGTCCCGCGATGGGATCGACATCCGGGGCTACTTCTGGTGGTCGCTGATGGACAATTACGAATGGCTGGAGGGGCTTCGCCCCCGGTTCGGCCTTTACCGCGTGAATTTCGACACGCTGGAGCGAAAGCCCACGGCCGCGTCGGCGTATTACGCCGGCCATGTCCGGAGGAGCCTGGCCGCGGAAGCGGCCGCCCGCCGCCGGAAGATTTAA
- a CDS encoding PHP domain-containing protein, with the protein MSPLLCDFHIHTAWSDGSVDLPDVVDIYGQAGFDVIAITDHVYNSDSAIGAIANGLNKAVSEETFPRYMEALASETERAMRRYGMLLLPGVEITKDYLSKDESAHVLLLGLRRYISADLPWLDVFREAREQEAVIVACHPHHTDHEVHDTLYFWNNRQTYMPYFDAWEVANRNDLFSVVSLSNYPVLANGDFHKPQHLYSWKTLLTCRKEAEAVKECIRDNRGVAITMFRNGTARD; encoded by the coding sequence ATGAGCCCATTACTCTGCGATTTCCACATCCACACCGCCTGGTCGGACGGTTCGGTCGACCTGCCGGACGTCGTCGACATCTACGGACAGGCGGGTTTCGACGTCATCGCGATCACCGACCACGTCTACAACAGCGACAGCGCGATCGGCGCGATCGCGAACGGATTGAACAAGGCCGTTTCGGAGGAAACCTTTCCCCGGTACATGGAGGCGCTGGCGTCGGAAACCGAACGCGCGATGCGGCGCTACGGCATGCTGCTTCTGCCGGGCGTCGAGATCACGAAGGACTACCTCTCCAAGGACGAGTCCGCGCACGTCCTGCTGCTGGGGCTGCGGCGATACATCTCGGCGGACCTGCCGTGGCTCGACGTTTTCCGCGAGGCGCGGGAGCAGGAGGCGGTCATCGTCGCGTGCCATCCGCACCACACCGATCACGAGGTGCACGACACGCTCTACTTCTGGAACAACCGCCAGACGTACATGCCGTATTTCGACGCATGGGAAGTGGCCAACCGCAACGACCTGTTTTCCGTCGTGAGCCTGAGCAACTATCCCGTGCTGGCCAACGGCGATTTCCACAAGCCGCAGCATCTGTATTCCTGGAAGACGCTCCTGACGTGCCGGAAGGAGGCGGAGGCCGTGAAGGAGTGCATCCGGGACAACCGGGGGGTGGCGATCACCATGTTCCGGAACGGCACGGCGAGGGATTAA
- a CDS encoding ceramide glucosyltransferase, with protein sequence MILAFELLTAASLAACVVRFGCAWKALREGRRGGAGGDGGVLPPVSILKPLKGVDDGLLDNLSGFCRLDYPEYEIVFCIQGASDPALRVARKVKEMHPGREIRIVASDCREGLNPKVNNMIPGYAAAKHPFVLISDSNVAPDPGYLREAMSHFRDPRVGLVTHFVRGVGAKTLGARLEAQHLNSFILPSVSLLDRVFSMPCVVGKSMLMRRSDLEELGGLRGVKDFLAEDYVLGERFHKAGKKVAVSSSPVDTVSVYRTVGQFFSRHARWNRMRFSIAGPAYFGELLANPVALSLVTVAAAGGDASSLRIAGTVVAAKAALDLSLFLAMGDRASARWAFLGPVRDLMAFGLWFSAFWSRSVEWRGRTLRIAGGSRLVPEGGPVVLEPGSTGLRAGEAR encoded by the coding sequence ATGATCCTGGCGTTCGAGCTATTGACGGCCGCGTCGCTCGCGGCCTGCGTCGTTCGGTTCGGCTGCGCGTGGAAAGCGCTGCGCGAAGGCCGCCGCGGGGGAGCGGGGGGCGACGGCGGTGTGCTTCCGCCGGTGTCGATCCTGAAGCCGCTCAAGGGCGTGGACGACGGGCTGCTGGACAACCTGTCGGGCTTCTGCCGCCTGGACTACCCGGAGTACGAGATCGTCTTCTGCATCCAGGGGGCGAGCGATCCGGCGCTGCGCGTGGCCCGGAAGGTGAAGGAGATGCACCCGGGCCGGGAGATCCGGATCGTCGCGTCGGATTGCAGGGAAGGGCTGAACCCGAAGGTCAACAACATGATTCCCGGATACGCCGCCGCGAAGCATCCCTTCGTGCTGATCAGCGACAGCAACGTCGCCCCGGATCCCGGGTACCTTCGGGAGGCGATGTCGCATTTCCGGGATCCGCGGGTGGGGCTGGTCACGCACTTCGTGCGGGGCGTGGGGGCGAAAACGCTGGGGGCGCGGCTGGAGGCCCAGCACCTGAACTCGTTCATCCTCCCGTCCGTTTCCCTGCTCGACCGGGTTTTCTCCATGCCGTGCGTCGTCGGGAAGTCGATGCTCATGCGCCGGTCGGACCTCGAGGAGCTGGGAGGGCTGCGGGGAGTGAAGGATTTCCTGGCCGAGGACTACGTGCTGGGGGAACGGTTCCACAAGGCGGGGAAGAAGGTGGCGGTGTCATCCTCCCCCGTGGACACCGTGAGCGTCTACCGCACCGTGGGACAGTTCTTCTCCCGGCATGCGCGGTGGAACCGGATGCGCTTCTCCATCGCCGGCCCCGCATATTTCGGGGAACTGCTCGCCAACCCCGTGGCGCTTTCGCTGGTAACGGTCGCGGCGGCGGGAGGGGACGCGTCCTCCCTTCGGATCGCCGGGACGGTCGTCGCGGCGAAGGCCGCCCTCGACCTCTCCCTGTTTCTTGCGATGGGCGACCGCGCCTCCGCCCGCTGGGCGTTCCTTGGACCGGTGCGCGACCTCATGGCGTTCGGGCTCTGGTTCTCCGCGTTCTGGTCGCGGAGCGTGGAATGGAGGGGCCGGACGCTGCGGATCGCAGGCGGCTCCCGGCTGGTCCCCGAGGGCGGGCCGGTCGTCCTGGAGCCCGGTTCTACGGGACTGCGGGCGGGAGAAGCTCGATGA
- a CDS encoding diacylglycerol kinase family protein produces MIEVIYNPVAGPKVANRIERIRAFLMSRAVDFRILWTDGAGDAVLMAREAAANGADAVVAVGGDGTIHEVANGLAGSGARLLIVPGGTGNVFARELGLPKSVEGCLSLLDEGKTITVPLGKANDRYFVLLASAGFDAEVVEQMNHRQKNYLGIAAYGLVGIRHFLRAHPPLWLDLPDRERIEAQAVFVVRGRKYGGNVVIAPDGNIEGNTFQVVALLRKGRWGIAKFAIDILTGRHARSRHVMIREETTVTVRSRIPSASQVDGEYLGPLPVRFTMTDVPLRIVVPKEFPSS; encoded by the coding sequence ATGATCGAGGTGATCTATAACCCGGTCGCCGGCCCCAAGGTGGCGAACCGGATAGAGCGGATACGCGCGTTCCTGATGTCGCGGGCCGTCGATTTCCGGATCCTCTGGACCGACGGGGCGGGCGATGCCGTCCTCATGGCGCGCGAGGCGGCGGCGAACGGGGCGGACGCGGTCGTCGCCGTCGGCGGCGACGGGACGATCCACGAGGTCGCCAACGGCCTGGCGGGCAGCGGCGCCCGGCTGCTGATCGTCCCGGGGGGAACGGGGAACGTGTTCGCCCGGGAGCTCGGCCTCCCGAAATCGGTGGAGGGCTGCCTGTCGCTGCTGGACGAAGGGAAGACCATCACCGTTCCCCTCGGGAAGGCGAACGACCGGTATTTCGTCCTCCTCGCATCCGCGGGCTTCGACGCCGAGGTCGTGGAACAGATGAACCACCGGCAGAAGAACTACCTCGGGATCGCCGCCTACGGCCTCGTCGGCATCCGGCACTTCCTCCGGGCGCACCCGCCGCTGTGGCTCGACCTGCCGGACCGGGAGCGGATCGAGGCGCAGGCCGTGTTCGTCGTCCGCGGGAGGAAGTACGGCGGGAACGTGGTCATCGCGCCCGACGGGAACATCGAGGGAAACACCTTCCAGGTCGTCGCCCTGCTCCGGAAGGGACGGTGGGGGATCGCGAAGTTCGCCATCGACATCCTGACCGGCAGGCACGCGCGGTCCCGCCACGTGATGATCCGGGAGGAAACCACCGTCACGGTCCGCTCCAGGATCCCGTCCGCCTCGCAGGTGGACGGCGAATACCTCGGCCCCCTTCCGGTCCGGTTCACGATGACCGACGTCCCGCTGCGGATCGTCGTTCCGAAGGAATTCCCTTCCTCGTAA
- a CDS encoding class I SAM-dependent methyltransferase: MRNIQLFRCDFGKERNKMTLWSDFLVNDGRIIHKWKHYFPVYERHFGDFVNKPLTFLEIGCGRGGSLQMWKRYFGPHARIIGIDIRSECKAFEDDQIDVRIGDQSDQRFLNRLLDEFGAPDIVLDDGSHMMSHVVASFRFLYPRVAKNGIYMVEDLHTAYWEEFEGGLGKRSTFIELCKDLIDELNADHTRDALPPSDFTRTTLSMHFYDSMAVFERGAHTKKWAPQIGNRPSLLDRIESQVKGKLNF, from the coding sequence ATGCGCAACATACAGCTTTTCCGGTGTGACTTCGGCAAGGAGCGAAACAAGATGACTCTTTGGTCCGACTTCCTGGTCAACGACGGGAGGATCATCCATAAGTGGAAACATTATTTCCCGGTGTATGAACGTCACTTCGGGGATTTTGTCAATAAGCCGCTTACTTTCCTGGAAATCGGTTGTGGGCGGGGCGGATCGTTACAGATGTGGAAGCGCTATTTTGGTCCGCACGCGCGAATTATCGGCATCGATATCAGATCCGAGTGCAAGGCTTTCGAGGACGATCAGATCGACGTGCGCATCGGAGATCAGAGTGACCAGCGATTCCTGAATCGTCTGCTCGACGAGTTCGGTGCTCCCGACATCGTTCTCGACGACGGCAGCCACATGATGAGTCACGTCGTTGCCAGTTTCCGGTTTCTTTATCCTCGCGTGGCAAAGAACGGCATTTACATGGTGGAGGACTTGCATACAGCGTATTGGGAGGAGTTCGAGGGAGGCTTGGGCAAACGCTCCACGTTTATTGAACTTTGCAAGGACCTGATTGACGAACTGAACGCTGACCACACGCGAGACGCATTGCCGCCGTCGGACTTCACCAGGACCACCCTGTCGATGCACTTTTACGACAGCATGGCGGTCTTCGAGCGCGGCGCGCACACGAAAAAATGGGCGCCGCAAATCGGCAATCGTCCCTCTCTTCTGGACAGGATCGAATCCCAAGTCAAAGGCAAACTGAATTTTTAA
- a CDS encoding glycerophosphodiester phosphodiesterase: MRPTFPIATPGRPVFVAHRGASDRALENSLSAFSLALADRADMIEFDIRLSSDGVPVVLHDEATGRTATENLVVAKTPWSRLRRVRLKNGEILPSLAEVFSLVRGAVPLNVESKAPGGVAAAVRVVEETGYAGILVLSSGLREECLAARSLLPSAPCGLVTRRPSASDLAFCLRHGLSSIHPDHRRLTALRLRAVLDSGIPLVPYTVDVPATAFRLIAAGAAGVFSNKAQALREAWTNRGK; encoded by the coding sequence GTGCGTCCCACCTTCCCCATAGCGACCCCGGGACGCCCGGTCTTCGTCGCCCATCGCGGGGCGTCTGACCGGGCGCTGGAGAATTCCCTCTCCGCGTTCTCCCTCGCGCTGGCCGACCGCGCCGATATGATCGAGTTCGACATCCGGCTTTCCTCGGACGGCGTTCCGGTGGTCCTCCACGACGAGGCTACGGGAAGGACGGCGACGGAGAACCTCGTCGTGGCCAAAACTCCCTGGTCGCGCCTTCGCCGCGTCCGGCTGAAGAACGGGGAGATCCTCCCGTCCCTTGCGGAGGTCTTTTCCCTCGTCCGAGGCGCGGTCCCGCTGAACGTCGAGTCGAAGGCGCCGGGGGGCGTCGCGGCGGCGGTGCGGGTTGTTGAGGAGACGGGGTATGCCGGAATCCTGGTCCTGTCTTCCGGGCTGCGGGAAGAGTGCCTGGCCGCACGCTCCCTGCTGCCGTCGGCGCCGTGCGGCCTGGTGACGCGCCGGCCGTCGGCCTCGGATCTGGCGTTCTGCCTGCGCCACGGCCTCTCGTCGATCCACCCCGACCACCGGCGCCTCACCGCCCTGCGCCTGCGTGCGGTCCTGGATTCCGGGATCCCGCTGGTCCCCTATACCGTGGACGTCCCCGCGACCGCGTTCCGTCTGATCGCCGCGGGCGCCGCCGGCGTATTCTCGAACAAGGCGCAGGCATTGCGGGAGGCGTGGACGAACCGCGGGAAGTAG